The Prosthecobacter vanneervenii region CCTCTTCCGCGTAGGCATCTCTGGCCTTCTGCGCCACAGCCTGCCGCTCCTCCTTGCTCAGCTCCTTGCGGTCATAGCCAGGGATGATGATCTTCTCCATCTTGGCTCCGTTCACCATCATCATCGAGTCACCACCGCTCATCATCATGGCAGGCGCGGCATCAGCTCCGCTGCTGGCTCCGGGCTTGCTTGGAGTCAATGAAGCAGTCGCATAAGGCTTGCCGGTCACCTTCTCATAGAGCTTCTTCTGTCCGGGGGCGACCACTTCCGTGAATGTGACACGGCGGCCTTCGCTCTGAATGCGATTCACCTCGGTGCGGATGGCATCAGCCTTCTTCTTCAGCTCATCAGCCTTCGCCATGGCCGCCACGCGAGCCGGGCCTTCAGGCATGGCCTCCGCCTCATCCTTGGCAGCCTTGGCGGCGGTGCGTGCTTCGGCAAAGAGCTTCTGCTGTGCATCCGTGCGCTCGCGGTTCTTGCTGTAGATGTCTGCCGCTCTCTTGAATCCTGCCAGCGCCTCCTCAGGGCTCAGAGACTCCACCCCGTCTGCGATCTTCTTGGCCTGCAGGATGCGCTGCTCCATGACCTCACGGTTGGCCTCGTTGATCATGTCCGGGCTCGGGTTGATCAGCGTCACAAAGGAGTCCCACATCTGCTCGGCGCTCATACGGCGCAGCAGCGGTCCGGTAAAGTGGTACACAGTGCCCGGAGCATGCTCCTCACGAGTCACCTGCGCCTGGTAGGTCTTCGTATTGTAGAGCACACGCAGCACGCCCTTCATGTCATACTTCATGTCCACCACCAGCTTTTCCAGATGCTTCTCCAGTTCCGGCACCATCGGCACCGTGTTGTCCATCAGCTCATCCAGAGGCTCGATCAGCGCCAGCCCAAAGGCGCGCTTCCACAGGCGGTTGGCAATGACGGTGGTAAAGCGCGGATTCTCCGGGCTCGTCATCCAGCGTGCATAGGCCTGCAGTGGCGTCTCGCCTGGCTGGGTGATGCACTCATGCCCCATCATCGTGCCGGGCTCCACCACGGAATTCGGCTTCGCATCGCTGTACTGGTAGTCATGCGGCAGCGTCGGCTTGCGGTCACGCAGGCTCACCGAGGTGTAGCGCATGGTGTCGCGCACATCGTTCATGGCCTCCTGATAGCTGCGCTGTTCCTTGCGCAGCGCCTGGCGCACCTCCTCACGCTTCTTGTTCACCTCCTTCATCTCCGCCTCATAGTTTTTGTAGGCGGCCAGATAGTCCTTCTGCAGCTTCTCCCGCTCCTCGTTGGACATCTTGCCGTTGATGTTCGGCCGCTGCGGGCGCTTCGGTTCGGCGATGGCATCGCGGGCAGCCTTCTCTTTCTCACGCAGCAGGTCTGTCACGCCGCTGACGGTGTCGCCACCATAGTCCTGCGTCTGCACGCCGTAGGTAAAGGCGGCCATCTTGTAAAACTGCATCTGCGTCCACTTGTCGAAGGGGTGGTTGTGGCACTGCGCACACTCGATTCGGGTGCCCAGAAACACGCGCACCGTGTTGGCCATGTTGTCCAGCGGCATGCCGCGGTCGCGCATGTAGTAGCCGATGGCGCCATCCTCCCAAGCCTTGCCCTGCGCAGCCACCATGTCGCGCACAAACTGGTCATACGGCTTGTTCTTGCGCAGGCTGTCTTTCACAAAGTTCGCATACGCCGCACCAGTAATCGCACCCGTCTGGTTGCCGTTGCTGGTCACGCGCAAAACATCCGCCCAGTAGTTAAAAAAGTGCTGCACGTAGGCTTCCGACGCCAGCAGCTTGTCGATCAGCTTCGCACGCTTGTCAGCCTCCGTGGAGTTCAGAAACGCCTCCGCCTCGCGCGTCGTCGGGATGCGCCCGATGATGTCCAGGTAGATGCGGCGCACAAAAGTGTTGTCGTCCGTCTGCGGGTTGCCCTTGAGCTTGTTCGCAGCCCAGTCTTTGGCCAGAATGGCATCAATCTGCTTTGCAGCCGCAGCCGTATCCTGCGGCCCTGCGGCCTGCATGGAAGTCACCATGGCCGATGCCATGAGCGGAAAGATGAGGAGCTTCTTCATGTGGCGAGAAACGCCAGCAAAAAGCGACTTTATCACAATTAAGGCACATTCCGTGCCAAAAAACTCTGAAAGATCCCAGCCCCTTACCGCGCATGCTCCCGCCGCTTCACGAGCAACTGATGAATCCCTTTGCGCAGGATGCTCACGTTGAAATCCACAATCAGCCCCGCCTTGAAGCGCCCCAGCTTCACCTTGCTCTCCAGTTCCTGCTGCTGCTGCGGTGTGACCTCCCCCTGCGCTCGCACCAGGAGAAGCAGGACGTCCCCAATGACAAAATCCAGCCGCGTGCTCGTCTGCACACGCCGTCCGTGATACTCAAACTCCAGCGGCACCTGCCTCCTGAAATCAAACTCCATGTCTCGCAGCTCGATGGCCACGCACTCCTCGTACGCATCTGCTGTGAGACCGGGCCCGAGCGCACGATGCACGTTCATGCACGCACCGATCACGAGATGTGGCAGGTCGGCGGCATTCATGGCGCGACAGGCTGCAGGGTGTCCTCTCCCAGGATGCCGTAGATCTCCGCCGTGGTGCTCTGCTTGTGCGTCGTCAGCCACTGGTCCATCGCA contains the following coding sequences:
- a CDS encoding DUF1549 domain-containing protein, with product MKKLLIFPLMASAMVTSMQAAGPQDTAAAAKQIDAILAKDWAANKLKGNPQTDDNTFVRRIYLDIIGRIPTTREAEAFLNSTEADKRAKLIDKLLASEAYVQHFFNYWADVLRVTSNGNQTGAITGAAYANFVKDSLRKNKPYDQFVRDMVAAQGKAWEDGAIGYYMRDRGMPLDNMANTVRVFLGTRIECAQCHNHPFDKWTQMQFYKMAAFTYGVQTQDYGGDTVSGVTDLLREKEKAARDAIAEPKRPQRPNINGKMSNEEREKLQKDYLAAYKNYEAEMKEVNKKREEVRQALRKEQRSYQEAMNDVRDTMRYTSVSLRDRKPTLPHDYQYSDAKPNSVVEPGTMMGHECITQPGETPLQAYARWMTSPENPRFTTVIANRLWKRAFGLALIEPLDELMDNTVPMVPELEKHLEKLVVDMKYDMKGVLRVLYNTKTYQAQVTREEHAPGTVYHFTGPLLRRMSAEQMWDSFVTLINPSPDMINEANREVMEQRILQAKKIADGVESLSPEEALAGFKRAADIYSKNRERTDAQQKLFAEARTAAKAAKDEAEAMPEGPARVAAMAKADELKKKADAIRTEVNRIQSEGRRVTFTEVVAPGQKKLYEKVTGKPYATASLTPSKPGASSGADAAPAMMMSGGDSMMMVNGAKMEKIIIPGYDRKELSKEERQAVAQKARDAYAEEADFFGITNEKERKSYIASRERISRDTLRAAELESPAPRGHYLREFGQSDRETIENANSDASVPQALAMMNGSLLPQITSSYSQLMLTVKKAPYPDDKVDAIYMTLLTRKPTANEKAAWLKAQEGGLSNMEDLVFALLNTQQFIFIQ
- a CDS encoding GxxExxY protein, which gives rise to MNAADLPHLVIGACMNVHRALGPGLTADAYEECVAIELRDMEFDFRRQVPLEFEYHGRRVQTSTRLDFVIGDVLLLLVRAQGEVTPQQQQELESKVKLGRFKAGLIVDFNVSILRKGIHQLLVKRREHAR